AATGCCTCTACGATCCAGACACAGCTCCGCTGTGTCCCATATTCAGACTGGGAGACATAGTTAGCCTGTCTGGTTTCAATTTTGGCAAAATAGCCCACGAGGTAAGTTTTCTACACGAGGCTTTTATTGGATCCAAGTGAAAGACTTACATTTAGTTTAATAACAGCAGCTCATGTAGTTTCTTTTGATGTGTGTTGTCTTCTTTCTCATGTGGTAACACAGACATGTATGGTGCGGTATGTACTTGTGTCTTGACAGGGCGGGGCCATTGGTATTGTGGTTGACTGGACATGTAACTTTGATTTGGATTTAAAATATTGCATACCACAGTACAACTTCCACGGTTTGTATGGAAACCCCGATGAGACGGACCAAACCAGAGCATCAATGGGCTACAACTTCAGGTGTGTATCCGTGTAGTTACAACTAGTGCAGACTAAACCTACACGACGGTGATGATGTTCAAGTTTTGTGTTACAGTGGTTTTGATTCAAATGTCTGATCATTTTGAAgatgtcatttttgtttgtgctgatgaATTGTGCTGCAGATgaatggacaaaataatagaaacacctGTCAGTTTAAAGGGATGTAATTCCCACATATTAGAATTCAGCAGATATTACCTTTGGACACAGCCTTGTCTCAAGATAAGCaatcctgacgcaaccctccccaatttctactgggcttgggccggcattgcacagctggggatgggaatgggctgttagtggttcagtgtcttgcccagagacactttgatatatagccgggaccggggatcaagccactgaccctgtggtccgtggacaactgcctcaccaactgagcttcagCCGCCCCCTCCAGAGTTTTTGGTCTAAATCCGCTGTCTGACAAAATACTGTTGgtagaaatagaaatattgtTTCCTATTTAGTAGTtactatttttgttttccattcattttcagtgGACCAGAATGGCCTCACTAATCGTTCCTGATGTGTGTATGATGTTTGCTTGTCCCCAGTAAAACAGATCCGTGTAGCTCTCTGAGATTTGTTACTATCCGTGTAGCTCTCTgacatttgttattattattactgtcgAATTGTCATTCgacagtaataataatgactagTTTTTCTATTAATGTGCATTGATGACTGCTCCGCTCTCTCTACACACATACTGTGAGCACATCATTAGTTGGCTATTATACAATGACAGTGTTAACTGATTCAATgcttataacatttttttaatataaataatacttgtgcttagattttttaaatacagagacGTCAGTGTTGCACAGTGGTTTATTATGTGGAGGATACCGTGTGTACAGGTTCCTAAGcaatgcattttcaaatggaTGATGAGTAAATATTTGCCAAATTATTTGTCAAATGAACAAATTGTGATCATGCTTGTTTGTAGGTATGCAAAGCATTATTTGGAGAACAGTATTCCAAAAAGAACCCTTCTCAAAGTATTTGGGATCAGAATCGATATCATTGTGCAGTCAATGGTAAGTGGTATAACAGAATATGTTTATTTCTATGAATTTATGAATATTGATTTTAAGTCAATAgcactttgtttttcacaggCAAGAAAGTTTGATATCATCCCAACACTGACAGCTATAGGCTCTGGAGTGGGCATTTTTGGAGTGGTATGTTGTACCTGCAATTAACATCTATTGTCTGTGGAAAACTTTTTACctaaattcatatttttgatgtttaaaaattattttcaggcaACAGTAGTATGTGACTTGGTGCTGCTCTATTTGCTGCCAAAAAGAGAATTTTACAAGAACATGAAATTCaaatacacagatacacaaGTACAGGTAAGCTCTACTTTGTGTGTAAACTGATAATCTAATGTCAATTCTGCTTTGATCAGTTAGAACACAAGGTGGCAGCAAAAGCACATGTGACAGAGACATCTTCATCTGAACAtggtttaaatgtatttctgcaaCATATAGGACTAGAAAGCACCACAGCACCAGCACAGAACAACAAACATGAGCAACGGAGACACGTGTGTATTACTATAACATCTGTGACCAGTGCAGAACTATCTCTGAACAGCACAGTACAACCATGTATCTATTAGAAGATATCATCTCCTACTATTGCACCCAGACCCTTTCCTTCTTTAACTGAAACAGGCAGAACATTTTTTGATTTACAGCATGACAGCGAAACGCTTGGTTTAGACAAAAGCATCAATTACACCTTTGAAGCAAATGCAAGACAAGTCCAAGGCCAGTCCAATGTGAGTTCATGTAGAAGTCTAGAAAGTAGATTAGATCCGTTTTTTGTATTCTGTAATGTGAGGATGAGGAGAAGCCTTTTACCTGTAAGGTCTAAATGGCTcctgttttgtggcttttattcTACAGGACCCTGATTCAGAGGCAGGGAGTATAGAGACTGAGGTATCTAAAGTAAGATATTTGAACATTTCTGACAAGAATAAAGCACATTTGATATGACTTTGGTGATGCTTAATGTCTTATTTATTGGTTATTCCTATGTAGAAATGACCTAGGAAAAAAAACCTGGAGGTCAAAGGCTTTAAGGATTACTGCACTGGAACCCTGCAATAGAGCTGGCAAGACAACACTCACTCTAAAATGGACTCAAAAGAGACCAGgactgaaaaagtgaaaatgaaatgaaactgctCCACGTGTCCTTTTTATATCATCCATCAGCATCATCTTACATTCATCCCGTGTGTCTATGACTCTTGCTGTTGTACAATATGTTGGGCCACAGATGGTGTAACTATAGTAGTATGTGTACTTTTTTGGGTGTAGCTcagtttgcttttgttctttctttgggTGTAACCTCCACCTCTAAGCCACCTCCATAACCGTGCAACtcgacaaaaaaaataaaaaaatttctggaacgccatcACGCCTTTGTGTAAACAACTCATCCAATAAATCTTCCATTACCTGCTGCCTT
The Channa argus isolate prfri chromosome 24, Channa argus male v1.0, whole genome shotgun sequence genome window above contains:
- the p2rx1 gene encoding P2X purinoceptor 1 isoform X3, which encodes MKNQISGALSNFFFEYETPRQVLVRNRRVGVVCRLIQLGVLVYIIGWVFIYEKGYQSTDTAVSSVFTKMKGVGYTNESGKERVWDVSDYVFPSQGDSSFVVMTNYILTEGQQMGKCPELEGRHSCESNADCEGGSFKRQMTGVCVNTTKTCEVLAWCPVEDDHTIPNPALLMSAENYTLFIKNSVTFPIFGVTRSNLVEGIDAGYISKCLYDPDTAPLCPIFRLGDIVSLSGFNFGKIAHEGGAIGIVVDWTCNFDLDLKYCIPQYNFHGLYGNPDETDQTRASMGYNFRYAKHYLENSIPKRTLLKVFGIRIDIIVQSMARKFDIIPTLTAIGSGVGIFGVATVVCDLVLLYLLPKREFYKNMKFKYTDTQVQHDSETLGLDKSINYTFEANARQVQGQSNDPDSEAGSIETEVSKK
- the p2rx1 gene encoding P2X purinoceptor 1 isoform X1, with translation MKNQISGALSNFFFEYETPRQVLVRNRRVGVVCRLIQLGVLVYIIGWVFIYEKGYQSTDTAVSSVFTKMKGVGYTNESGKERVWDVSDYVFPSQGDSSFVVMTNYILTEGQQMGKCPELEGRHSCESNADCEGGSFKRTGHGQMTGVCVNTTKTCEVLAWCPVEDDHTIPNPALLMSAENYTLFIKNSVTFPIFGVTRSNLVEGIDAGYISKCLYDPDTAPLCPIFRLGDIVSLSGFNFGKIAHEGGAIGIVVDWTCNFDLDLKYCIPQYNFHGLYGNPDETDQTRASMGYNFRYAKHYLENSIPKRTLLKVFGIRIDIIVQSMARKFDIIPTLTAIGSGVGIFGVATVVCDLVLLYLLPKREFYKNMKFKYTDTQVQHDSETLGLDKSINYTFEANARQVQGQSNDPDSEAGSIETEVSKK